A stretch of DNA from Pirellulales bacterium:
TAGTATCGCTGACGCACCGATTACGTCGCCGCCGGCCGAACAGAGCGTCATGACCGAACACGCACCCCATTCCAAATCACAGACTCCAACCATTTCCATTGTGTTGCCCACGCACAATGGCAGCCGCTATATCGACCAGTCGATTATGTCGGTAGTCCGCCAGACCTGGCAAGATTGGGAAATGATCGTCGTTAACGACGCGTCAACGGATAGCACTGCCACGATCGTCAATCGATGGACCAACCGAGACCCTAGGATAACGGCCATCCACTTGTCCAAGAATCGGACACTGCCCGGCGCGCTGAACGACGGATTTGCGTTCGCCAAGGGAGAGTTCCACACCTGGACCTCGGATGATAATTGGTATCATCCGCGCGCGCTCGCCGAAATGCTTGCGGTGCTGCGGCAAACTCCCAGCGTATCGGTCGTTTGTACGGACCGTACGAACGTTAATCAGTATGGGACGCCGATCGAAGTGTCCGAGGCAGGCTCGGCAGACGACTTGCACATCATGAACCGCATCGGCGCGTGCTTTCTCTATCGCCGTGAGGTGACGACCGCACTCAATGGCTACGACGAAAATCTTTTTGGAGCAGAGGATTATGATTTTTGGCTGCGCGCTTCATTGCGCTTTCGTTTTACTCGTGTGGCCCAGCCCCTGTACTTTTATCGACTCCAGCCCGGCTCGTTGAGCGCGCGTAAGTTCGCTTTGATCGCCAAGAACGTCGAAGCTGCCGTACGACGATGGCTCCCACAAGTCAACTGGCGAAATGACAACGTTCGTAGCCAGGCCTACAGTGAATGGGGCGTACGTTGCTTGCGCGCGGGAACGTGGGAGAATATCTTCGAGCCCTGGCTGCACAAGGCACAGTGGCTAGACACAGATGCGCGCGCCTTGATGCGTCGCACCGTGCTCAAACGATCGACACAACTTGCCTGGGAAGCCCATTGGCGTCGCGACTGGCAAGCATACGATCGTTTCAAGCAATACATGTTGGAAGTGGGCGACGATCCGGCCGTTGCCCGCCTGCTCGCCAGGAGGGTGTATCCGCGCTGGATCTATCGTGTCAAGGACCAGTTGCGCGCTGCCCGTGACAATGCCGCGCGCTGCATGCCCGAGTCGTGGCGAGCGCCGCCGCCGAGGCAAAGTTGCGCGCAAGTGGACATGCAAGGTTAGCAGGACATGTAATGCACAATATGTACGTCCGCACTGGCACGATCGACGTGCGACAGTCCGGTGGCAATCAATCTGCATATCAACAACTGCCCATACACCTCGGATGTGCCTTCGCGCGACTTTGTGGCTGAATCGCCAGCCGCCTGT
This window harbors:
- a CDS encoding glycosyltransferase family A protein is translated as MTEHAPHSKSQTPTISIVLPTHNGSRYIDQSIMSVVRQTWQDWEMIVVNDASTDSTATIVNRWTNRDPRITAIHLSKNRTLPGALNDGFAFAKGEFHTWTSDDNWYHPRALAEMLAVLRQTPSVSVVCTDRTNVNQYGTPIEVSEAGSADDLHIMNRIGACFLYRREVTTALNGYDENLFGAEDYDFWLRASLRFRFTRVAQPLYFYRLQPGSLSARKFALIAKNVEAAVRRWLPQVNWRNDNVRSQAYSEWGVRCLRAGTWENIFEPWLHKAQWLDTDARALMRRTVLKRSTQLAWEAHWRRDWQAYDRFKQYMLEVGDDPAVARLLARRVYPRWIYRVKDQLRAARDNAARCMPESWRAPPPRQSCAQVDMQG